The Streptomyces sp. DG1A-41 genomic sequence CAAGGCGGTGGCGGTGAGACCCGGCGCCGCCGCGTACAGAACGGCGCGATTGCCGGGCTTTAGCTGCCCGGCGTCATGCGCCCGCCGCAGGATGTCGAACACGGCGGCGCCTCCGCGGTTGCCGCCGGAGTAGCTGTCCTTGCTGTAGTCCAGCAGCCCCGACGGCCACGCGTCGGGCATCGTTTGCTCCATGTACTCCAGCACTCGGGTCCCACCGGGGTGCGCGAGCAGGACGTCGGGGTGCCAGGAGTCGGGTTCGTCCTGGTAGCGGACCCGCAGCCACTCCCACATCGCGGTGACCGTCTCCTGCACGGCGCGCGGTCCGCGCCGGTCCATCACGAAGTGGGTGCCGTCCGCCCGTGTCTCCAGGCGGTGCAGGTCCTGGGTGCCGGGCAGGGTGTGGTGCCAGGCGGCGTCCAGCCGCAGCACCGACTCGGGCCTCGGGCGGCCCGTGACCACCGCGGCGACCGCGGTGTCCGCGAACAGCAACCGGACGATCAGAGACTCGAGGGTGTCGTCTGCGGGCTGGTAGGTCGTGCTCAGCGCCTCCGCGATGACGATCAGGACCACCCGGTCGGGGTCTGCGGCCACGAGTTCTGCCGCCAGCGCCAGGGAGCGGGTCCCCGCGATACAGGCCCACTGCGTGGCCGGCAGCATCATCACGTCGTTGCGGAGCGGAAGCTTGTCGGCCAGGGCCATGTCCAGACCCGGCAGCGCCGGGGTGGTGGAATGACTGGTGATCAGGCAGTCGATGTCCGCGGCGTCCAGCCCGGCTATCTGCAAGGCCCCGCGCGCCGCACGCTCCCCGTAGGACTGTACGGCCTCCCAGGCCGGTGCGGTGCGCTCCTGAATGGTCTGCGGCGCGGGTACGGTTTCGAGGGCGGCGATCACGCGGTCCACCTCCCGCTTAGTGAACCCGTCGCGTGCCAGCGCCTCCTGGGCCGGCTCGATGCCGACAGCCCGAAGGCCGTTGCCGTTGCCGGGCGCGACGGCGGTCTCCAGCGGCAGCATCCACCCGCGGGTCTCGATGCCCGTACTGGCCGCGATGCCGTCGATCCGCGGTGCCCACGCCGCATGCGGGTGCCGGTGGCGCACCTCTGCCACGATCTGGCTGGTCTTCACGGAGTGCTCGCCGTGTATCACGGCAGGAGGGCAGAGGTAAGCGGCCATAACGGGCACCTTCCAAGAGGGAACAAGGGATTACGGAGGAAAAGTCACAAGTGCTATGTCATGGGTCACTTTTTAGCTCTGTGGCCAGAGGATGCCGATGGGCTCCACTTCGGGAGTTGGTGTCCGTTTCGAGCATGGATGCTGCATGGCATTTCCGCTGTGATGGAGGCAACTTGAGCGCCTTGGAGTGCGTGATACGGCACACACCGCTGTATCTGGGCTCTCGGCGGTTCCGGCGGCCTTGCCCGGCGTTCGAACCCGGTGCGAAACTGTGAAGTCGCCGTCGCCGTATGGGAGTTGGCCTTGTCGCCTACGGGAAGACCGTCACGGCCCCTGACCATCCTCTTCGCACCGGAGAGCGCGTACGGGCCGACGAACAACTGCGTGGGAATCGGGGACGTCCTGCGCCGCCGGGGGCACGGTGTGGTGTTCGCCGCGGAGGCGTCCTGGAAGGGCCGCCTCGGGATGCTCGGCTTCGAGGAGGAGCTGATCGATCTGGCCCCGGCGCCCGAACAGCCCCAGGACGCGGGTCAGTTCTGGAAAGACTTCATACGCGACACCGCGCCCGAGTTCCGGAAGCCGACCATCGAGCAGCTGGGCACCTGGATCAAGCCGGTGTGGGAGGAGCTGGTCTCGGGCGCCCGGTACTGCGAGCCGCAGCTGAAGGAGATCATCGACCGGGTCCGGCCGGATGTGATCGTCGAGGACAACGTCGTCTGCTTCCCGGCGCTGACCACGGCGGGCGTTCCCTTCGTGCGGATCGTCTCCTGCAACCCGCTGGAGATGAAGGGCGAGCGCGTTCCGCCGCCGTTCTCCGGGTATCCGGCCGGGGACCGGAGCGGGTGGGACGAGTTCCGCGTCGCGTACGACCGGACCCACCGGGCCCTGTGGAGCGACTTCAGCACCTGGGTGACCGAGCAGGGCGCGCGTCCGCTGCCCGACCTGGAGTTCATCCACGAGGGCGATCTGAACCTGTACGTCTATCCCGAGTCGGCCGACTACACGGACGCCCGTCCGCTGGGCCCCACCTGGCACCGGCTGGACTCCTCGGTGCGCGAGACGGAGGAGAAGTCCGCGCTGCCACCCGGCCTGGTCGACGGTGGCGCGCTGATCTACTTCAGCCTCGGCTCGCTCGGCTCGGCCGATGTGGACCTCATGCGCCGGGTCATCGCCTCGCTCGCCCGCACCCCACACCGCTACATCGTCTCCAAAGGCCCGCTGCACGACGAGATCGAGCTCCCGCCGAACATGTGGGGTATGGAGTTCCTGCCGCAGACCCGGATCCTGCCTCTGGCCGACCTCGTCATCACGCACGGCGGCAACAACACGACCACCGAGGCACTCCACTTCGGCAAGCCCATGATCCTGCTGCCCCTGTTCTGGGACCAGCACGACAACGCCCAGCGCATGGCCGAACTGGGTTACGGCGTCCGGCTCGACCCCTACCGCTTCACCGACGCCCAACTCCACGGCGCGATCGACCGGTTGCTCGGCGACATGACCCTGCGGCGCACCCTCACCGAAGCCGGTGAGACGATTCGGGCGCGCGACGGGCTGCGTACGGCCGCGGACCTGATCGAGCGGGCCGCCACGGCCTGATCCCACCGGCCCGCGGACGCACGGTTTTGGTCCAGATGCACTTGCCGTTGGCGGGGGAGCGGGTGCCTTCGCTGCCGCGCCGGTCGGGATTCCGTCGCGCCCATCCGCCGGCAGCCCGGGTGCGGCTGTGGGAGGGCGTGGGGGGAACGAGCCACTGCCAGAGCCAGCCTCTTCTGGCACGAGTGGCCAAAAGCGGCTGATGAGCACCTCTTCGGTCCCTCTCGCTGCCGCAAACGTCCCAGACGGCTGGTCGTGCCCGAGACTTACCCTGTCGGAGAGCCGCGCGGCCGAGTTCCCCGGTCCGCATGCGCGACTCCTTCGGCTACGGGCCCGGGGCGGCGTTCCCTCGGGGCCGGTGCTCGCTGGATTCATCAGGACCGGCCCTGCGTGCGATGTCGCGCAGTGACACGTCGACGCCTTGCCCGGTGACGGTCGTGCCCTCTACTGCGGCTGTTCGAGGCGGTTGATCGTGGCCTGTAGTTCGGTGATGTCGGCCGTGGCACCGAACCCGGACCAGCCCCACGCCCTGGCCTTGCCGGGAGAGAGGGTTTTCCAACTGCTGGACGACGCACTCAAGACGCGCGCCGATCGGCCCTCCACGTGACCGAAGAACGCTCTGGCGCCGCCGAGGCTCGGTCGATAGCACCACCGTCACCGCTCCTCCTCCGACCGGGTCTCGACTCACTCTTGCCGAGGTGACCAAGCGCTATGGCGACCGCATGGTGCTGGACCGTGTGTCCTGCTCTGTCCGGCCGGGCGAGAAGGCCGGGGTCGTGGGGGACAACGGCTCCGGGAAGTCCACGCTTCTGCGGCTGCTCGCGGGGCAGGAGCGGGCCGACAACGGCCACCTGACCGTCACAGCGCCGGGCGGCACAGGTCACCTTGGCCAGACCTCGATCTGCCTGATCCGGCGCGTGTGGGCGACGCCGTGGACCATGTGCTACGTGAACTGCGCGCTCCGGAACGCCGCATCCACGCCGCGGAAGCGGAATTGGGCACGGCAGGCCCCGCCGGGTTCGACGACTACGCCGCTGCGCTGGCCGAGTTCGAGGCGCGGGGCGGGTACGGAGCGGATCGACGTGTCGAAGTGATGCTGGGCAGGCTCGGCGAGCACGCGCCACTGGACCGCACACGTCGGCTCGGCACCCTCTCCGGAGGGCAGCGCTCCCCGCTCGCACTCGCCGCGACCCTGGCCTCCGCTCCCGAACTGCTGCTGCTCGACGAGCCGACCTACGATCCGGACGACGGGCCGTGACCTGGCTCGAAGGCCGCCTGCGCCGCCACAGGGGCACGGGCGCGTGCGGGAGCTGTCCGTCGGGCAGCGCCGCAAGCTCGAACTGGCCCGGCTCGTGACGGCCGGCCCCTGGATCTGCTGCTCGACGAGCCGACGAACCACCTGGCCCCCGCCTTGCTGGAGGAGATGGAGGCAGCACTGGGCGACTACACCGGCACGCTGGCCGTGGTGACGCACGACCGGCTCCTGCGCGAACGCTTCAACGGCCTCCGCCTCGAACTCCCCCTGGCCACCGGCGAGGCACACTGGAGTGGACGCCCTTGAGCCGCCTGGTCACCCGCGCCGCACGACTACCCAGTCCTCCCCCTCGGCTTCGACCCACCCTGCGGCACCAGCCGGTGCTCGCATCGCACCGCTGCCTGCGAGGCCGCGGGCTGCCCGGCCAATCGGCGTCGAGGGCCCTGCCGGAGACGGTGGCACTGCGCCGGACCGTGCAAGTGCTGGGGGCGCCACCGCTCGGCGCGGATGAATTTCGGACGTCTACGCGGCATTGCCCTTTCTGAACAGCAACATGTCGGCCCTTCGGATCACTCTCACGGGCGTGCGATAAGTTGCCCGCCATGACTGCGCTCGGACCCGTCGCCTGGCCACCTGCCCCGATACGGACCGAACGGCTCGTGCTCCGCGAGTCGGATGCCCGGGACCGTGCGGCGTTCATCGAGCTGTTCGCATCGCCGGAGGCGCGCGCGTACCTGGGTGGCCCTCGACCGCGTGATGAGCTCGAACGTGCGGTGCCTGAGGTGCCCGGGAGGCGCCCTGGCCTGTTCGTGGTCGATCTCGACGGAGTAATGATCGGCATGGTCACGCTCGAGCGGCGTGACGCGGAGCGTCCGGGACGCGTCCGTCCGGATGGCGGAGAGGCCGAGCTCGGCTACATGTTCCTGCCGGAGGCGTGGGGATGCGGATACGCTGCCGAGGCGTGCGCGGCGGCACTCGACTGGTTCACCGGCGCGCTTCCCGGCGAGCCGGTGGTGCTCTGCACCCAGAGCGCCAACGACCGCTCGATGCGCCTCGCGGCGAAGCTGGGGTTCACTGAGGTGGAGCGGTTCGAGGAGTTCGGCGCCGAGCAGTGGTTCGGCGTATGGTCCTCGGTCACGCCGTCCGGTTGAGCTAGGCGGTTGTTGTCACCGGCGACCCGATGCACGGGTATCGGCGAGGCGACCGCAAGCACGCCCGCGCCGACGTCGCCGCGAGGATCGACGATGCGGCCGGGGCCCGCCGACAGCCGCGGGTGCGCAAGCGCCGACTGCGGCAGGCGGGCCGCCACGGGCGGGATCACGGTGGAGTCAAGGGCCCGGTTCGGCTACGCCGCGCCGGTCGGCACGACCGCTGGCGGACGGATCCGAGGGCGTGTCCTTCCGGACACGCCTATTCCACCGGATGCCGGACCACCCCGTGTGAGCAGGCGGGCAACGTGGGACCGATGCTGCATGCGCAACATGATCACCGCTGACGACGGGCCGTGGTCCTGGACGACCGGAAACGGAGCGGAAGGCAGCAGCACAGGCGCCGTGCTGCACCCACGCACGGTGTCCCGCGCCCTCGGTGAGGCGATCCGTCGGGCGCCGGACGCGGTGGGGCGATGCCCGTGACCGCCGGCACGGCCCCGGCGTGCCCCGGACCGCCGCATGCGCTCGCGCTGCTCGCCGCCGCCCACGGCGGGCCCGCTCTGGCCGTCACCGCCATCACGGGCCTGCTGACGCTCCGCGGCGGTCTGCACCCGCTGGACGCTGCCGCCGTCACCGCGGCGGTGTTCGCCGGCCAGCTCACGATCGGCTGGGGCAACGACCTGCTCGACCTCTCCCGCGATCGCGCCGTGGGCCGCACCGACAAGCCGTTGGCCGTCGGTTCCCTCCCGGCCCGCTGGGTGGCACGCGCCCTCGTCATGGCCGCTCTCGCCTCCCTCGTGCTGTCCTCGATCGCCGGCTGGCGCAGCGCACTGGTCAACGTCGTCCTCGCCACCGGCGCCGGCCACGCCTACAACTTCGGGCTCAAGGCGACCCCCTGGTCATGGGTGCCGTACGCGTGCGGCTTCGGAATGCTGCCCTCGGTGATCACCCTCGC encodes the following:
- a CDS encoding type III polyketide synthase produces the protein MAAYLCPPAVIHGEHSVKTSQIVAEVRHRHPHAAWAPRIDGIAASTGIETRGWMLPLETAVAPGNGNGLRAVGIEPAQEALARDGFTKREVDRVIAALETVPAPQTIQERTAPAWEAVQSYGERAARGALQIAGLDAADIDCLITSHSTTPALPGLDMALADKLPLRNDVMMLPATQWACIAGTRSLALAAELVAADPDRVVLIVIAEALSTTYQPADDTLESLIVRLLFADTAVAAVVTGRPRPESVLRLDAAWHHTLPGTQDLHRLETRADGTHFVMDRRGPRAVQETVTAMWEWLRVRYQDEPDSWHPDVLLAHPGGTRVLEYMEQTMPDAWPSGLLDYSKDSYSGGNRGGAAVFDILRRAHDAGQLKPGNRAVLYAAAPGLTATALEGQWL
- a CDS encoding UbiA family prenyltransferase, which encodes MPVTAGTAPACPGPPHALALLAAAHGGPALAVTAITGLLTLRGGLHPLDAAAVTAAVFAGQLTIGWGNDLLDLSRDRAVGRTDKPLAVGSLPARWVARALVMAALASLVLSSIAGWRSALVNVVLATGAGHAYNFGLKATPWSWVPYACGFGMLPSVITLAASPPHWAPWWMTAAGATLGVGAHLLNVLPDLADDEATGVRGLPHRIGERPSRVLAAVLLTAASVLAVTGPAGFPPVWAWTALALVTVLAVLTWFGHGRAPFRAAATVALLDVVLLMAA
- a CDS encoding nucleotide disphospho-sugar-binding domain-containing protein; amino-acid sequence: MGIGDVLRRRGHGVVFAAEASWKGRLGMLGFEEELIDLAPAPEQPQDAGQFWKDFIRDTAPEFRKPTIEQLGTWIKPVWEELVSGARYCEPQLKEIIDRVRPDVIVEDNVVCFPALTTAGVPFVRIVSCNPLEMKGERVPPPFSGYPAGDRSGWDEFRVAYDRTHRALWSDFSTWVTEQGARPLPDLEFIHEGDLNLYVYPESADYTDARPLGPTWHRLDSSVRETEEKSALPPGLVDGGALIYFSLGSLGSADVDLMRRVIASLARTPHRYIVSKGPLHDEIELPPNMWGMEFLPQTRILPLADLVITHGGNNTTTEALHFGKPMILLPLFWDQHDNAQRMAELGYGVRLDPYRFTDAQLHGAIDRLLGDMTLRRTLTEAGETIRARDGLRTAADLIERAATA
- a CDS encoding GNAT family N-acetyltransferase; this encodes MTALGPVAWPPAPIRTERLVLRESDARDRAAFIELFASPEARAYLGGPRPRDELERAVPEVPGRRPGLFVVDLDGVMIGMVTLERRDAERPGRVRPDGGEAELGYMFLPEAWGCGYAAEACAAALDWFTGALPGEPVVLCTQSANDRSMRLAAKLGFTEVERFEEFGAEQWFGVWSSVTPSG